The proteins below come from a single Haemorhous mexicanus isolate bHaeMex1 chromosome 18, bHaeMex1.pri, whole genome shotgun sequence genomic window:
- the ITCH gene encoding E3 ubiquitin-protein ligase Itchy homolog, with translation MAGIGSRSGPASGLSMKSQLQITVISAKLKEKNKWFGPSPYVEVSVDGQSKKTEKCNNTNSPKWKQHLTVIVTPVSKLNFRVWSHQTLKSDVLLGSAALDIHETLKSNSMKLEQVVVTLHLLGDREPAEVVGDLSVCLDGMQVDPELLTNGEASSTRSPTQSESSRVRSDARTNSNGLENCEDAASSENKTVNGSDSPLLTNGSCKPARPPRPARPPPPTPRRPPSVAATANGPSSTSTESDGASAGSLAGTGSNTPSEQSPEGATAASTVPATPALTTPPVSRQVQPVNPSPQALTTVSQGPLPPGWEQRVDQHGRVYYVDHVEKRTTWDRPEPLPPSWERRVDNMGRIYYVDHFTRTTTWQRPTLESVRNYEQWQLQRSQLQGAMQQFNQRFIYGNQDFSSTQNKEFDPLGPLPHGWEKRTDSNGRVYFVNHNTRITQWEDPRSQGQLNEKPLPEGWEMRFTVDGIPYFVDHNRRTTTYIDPRTGKSALDNGPQIAYVRDFKAKVHYFRFWCQQLAMPQHIKITVSRKTLFEDSFQQIMSFSPQDLRRRLWVIFPGEEGLDYGGVAREWFFLLSHEVLNPMYCLFEYAGKDNYCLQINPASYINPDHLKYFRFIGRFIAMALFHGKFIDTGFSLPFYKRILNKAVGLKDLESVDPEFYNSLIWVKENDIEECGLEMFFSVDKEILGEIKSHDLKPNGSNILVTEENKEDYIRLVAEWRLSRGVEEQTQAFFEGFNEILPQQYLQYFDAKELEVLLCGMQEIDLNDWQRHTIYRHYTRTSRQIVWFWQFVKEIDNEKRMRLLQFVTGTCRLPVGGFADLMGSNGPQKFCIEKVGKENWLPRSHTCFNRLDLPPYKNYEQLKEKLLFAIEETEGFGQE, from the exons ATGGCTGGCATTGGGTCCAGATCAGGACCAGCCAGTGGGTTGTCCATGAAATCGCAGCTTCAGATCACTG TTATTTCagcaaaactaaaagaaaagaataaatggTTTGGACCTAGCCCTTATGTGGAAGTCTCAGTAGATGGACAAtcaaagaagacagaaaaatgcaacaATACAAATAGTCCAAAGTGGAAACAGCATCTTACAGT aattgTCACTCCTGTAAGTAAATTAAACTTTCGAGTCTGGAGCCATCAAACATTAAAGTCTGACGTCCTTctgggaagtgctgctctggATATTCACGAGACACTGAAATCCAACAGTATGAAAT TGGAGCAGGTAGTGGTGACGTTGCACCTCCTTGGTGACAGGGAGCCAGCAGAAGTGGTGGGAGATCTGTCAGTCTGTCTGGATGGGATGCAGGTCGACCCCGAGCTCCTGACCAATGGGGAAGCCTCAAGTACAAGGA GTCCTACACAGAGTGAAAGCTCCAGAGTAAGGAGTGATGCACG GACTAACTCCAATGGCCTTGAAAACTGTGAGGATGCTGCTTCCAGTGAAAACAAGACTGTTAATGGCAGTGACTCTCCGTTGCTCACAAATGGGAGCTGCAAACCTGCCAGACCTCCCAGGCCTGCCAGGCCCCCGCCCCCCACTCCCCGCAGACCCCCGTCGGTTGCCG CAACTGCAAATGGTCCTTCATCCACATCCACAGAAAGTGATGGGGCCAGTGCAGGATCACTGGCAGGTACAGGCTCAAATACACcttcagagcagagccctgagggggCAACAGCCGCCAGCACAGTTCCTGCCACTCCTGCACTCACCACTCCTCCAGTGTCGAGACAAGTCCAGCCTGTAAATCCTTCACCTCAGGCTCTAACTACAGTCAGCCAAGGGCCTCTTCCACCTGG TTGGGAGCAAAGAGTAGACCAGCATGGTCGAGTGTACTACGTGGATCATGTTGAAAAAAGAACAACGTGGGATCGGCCAGAGCCTCTTCCTCCAAG ctGGGAGCGCCGAGTTGACAACATGGGCAGGATTTATTACGTTGACCACTTCACCAGGACGACGACGTGGCAGCGGCCGACGCTGGAGTCCGTCCGGAATTACGAGCAGTGGCAGCTCCAGCgcagccagctccagggagccaTGCAGCAGTTCAACCAGAGGTTCATATATGGG AACCAGGATTTTTCATCCACACAGAACAAAGAGTTTGATCCTCTTGGCCCTCTGCCACATGGATGGG AAAAGAGAACTGACAGCAATGGCAGAGTGTATTTTGTCAATCACAACACACGAATTACTCAGTGGGAAGACCCCAGGAGTCAGGG TCAGTTAAATGAGAAGCCCTTGCCAGAGGGCTGGGAAATGCGATTTACTGTGGATGGAATTCCCTATTTTGTGGATCACAATAGAAGAACCACTACATACATAGATCCCCGCACGGGCAAGTCTGCTCT AGACAATGGACCCCAGATAGCTTATGTGCGTGATTTCAAGGCCAAGGTCCATTATTTCAGATTCTGGTGTCAG CAACTGGCAATGCCACAGCACATAAAGATCACAGTGAGCAGGAAAACATTATTTGAGGACTCATTTCAGCAG ATAATGAGCTTCAGCCCTCAGGATCTCCGGAGACGTTTATGGGTTATTTTCCCTGGTGAAGAAGGTTTAGATTATGGAGGTGTGGCAAG GGAGTGGTTCTTTCTATTGTCACACGAAGTCTTGAACCCCATGTATTGCCTGTTTGAATATGCAGGGAAAGATAACTACTGCTTACAGATAAACCCGGCCTCTTACATCAACCCAGACCACCTGAAATACTTCAGATTCATCGGGAGGTTCATTGCCATG GCTTTGTTCCATGGGAAGTTCATTGACACTGGTTTCTCTCTGCCATTCTATAAACGTATCCTAAACAAGGCAGTAGGACTCAAGGATTTAGAATCTGTTGACCCAGAGTTTTACAACTCTCTCATCTGGGTAAA agaGAATGATATTGAAGAATGTGgcttggaaatgtttttttctgttgataaAGAAATACTAGGTGAAATCAAAAGCCATGATTTGAAGCCAAATGGTAGCAACATTCTggtcacagaagaaaataaagaagactACATCAG GCTAGTGGCAGAATGGAGACTGTCCCGAGGTGTTGAGGAGCAGACACAGGCTTTCTTTGAAGGCTTCAATGAAATACTGCCACAACAGTATTTGCAGTATTTTGATGCAAAGGAACTGGAG GTGCTTCTCTGTGGAATGCAAGAAATTGACCTGAATGACTGGCAGAGACATACTATCTACAGGCACTACACCAGGACCAGCAGGCAGATTGTGTGGTTCTGGCAG TTTGTGAAAGAAATAGATAATGAGAAGAGGATGAGACTCTTGCAGTTTGTGACTGGAACATGCAGATTGCCAGTGGGAGGATTTGCTGACCTCATGG GGAGCAATGGACCCCAGAAATTCTGTATCGAAAAAGTTGGAAAAGAAAACTGGTTACCCAGAAGTCATACCTG tttcaatCGCTTAGACCTTCCACCATATAAAAATTATGAGCAGTTGAAGGAAAAGCTGTTATTTGCAATTGAAGAAACAGAAGGATTTGGGCAAGAGTAG